One Hippoglossus stenolepis isolate QCI-W04-F060 chromosome 9, HSTE1.2, whole genome shotgun sequence genomic region harbors:
- the riok2 gene encoding serine/threonine-protein kinase RIO2 — protein MGKLNVVVLRYLSRDDFRVLTAVEMGMKNHEIVPVSLLSSIASLKHGGCNKILRELVKHKLIVYERSKSVQGYRLNYGGYDYLALKTFCAREVLLSVGNQMGVGKESDIYIVASPSGEQYALKLHRLGRTSFRNLKNKRDYHQHRKNMSWLYLSRLSAMKEYAYMKVLYDQGFPVPKPVDYNRHAVVMELINGYPLCQVPKLQDPSALYSEFMELIVKLGNHGLIHGDFNEFNLMLDDQDHITLIDFPQMVSTSHLNAEWYFDRDVKCIRDYFAKRYNYESELFPTFKDITRSCSLDVEVSASGFTKDLLRDSEFLHPAGPEEEEEEDDDDDEEEEDNKDEEATDEEVKREEENVDMEEYKHAMLELEGLKVSDSHVDRQDEEEEEVSEKREEQKETETAPAATRDEKPEEGVEEELKEAEDECSELSTANKEFKPFRDSDSLLHLAEHRRKRTDSEGTMGSIGSCSTIPPDVVRQKVRRQLTKQQKAAQRRRLQKGEANLVTESRRDNENNIKSSMDGADFWG, from the exons ATGGGGAAGCTGAACGTGGTGGTGTTGAGATATCTGTCCAGAGATGACTTCCGGGTCCTCACAGCG GTGGAGATGGGGATGAAGAACCACGAGATAGTTCCAGTGAGTCTCTTGTCGTCCATCGCGAGCCTCAAACACGGCGGCTGCAACAAGATTCTCCGAGAACTCGTCAAGCACAAGCTCATAGTCTACGAACGCTCAAAAT CTGTGCAGGGCTACAGGTTGAACTACGGAGGATATGACTACCTTGCCTTGAAGACTTTCTGCGCCAGAGAAGTGCTCCTTTCAGTTGGCAACCAGATGGGAGTGGGTAAAGAGTCAG ACATTTATATTGTGGCGAGTCCAAGCGGGGAGCAGTACGCACTGAAGCTTCACAGGCTGGGTCGCACGTCCTTCAGGAACCTAAAGAACAAGAGAGATTACCACCAACACAGGAAGAACATGTCCTGGCTTTACCTCTCTCGCCTCTCTGCCATGAAGGAGTATGCCTACATGAAG GTATTGTACGATCAAGGTTTTCCCGTTCCCAAACCTGTGGACTACAACAGACACGCTGTAGTGATGGAGCTCATCAATGGATATCCACT GTGTCAGGTACCTAAGCTCCAGGATCCATCAGCCCTGTACAGTGAGTTCATGGAGCTCATAGTCAAACTGGGCAATCACGGCCTGATTCACGGCGACTTTAATGAGTTCAACCTCATGTTGGATGACCAGGACCACATAACACTGATCGACTTCCCTCAGATGGTGTCCACGTCACATCTAAATGCTGAATG gtaTTTTGACCGAGACGTGAAATGTATCAGAGATTACTTCGCAAAACGATACAATTATGAGAGTGAGCTCTTTCCAACCTTCAAAGACATCAC GCGGTCATGTTCTCTAGATGTTGAAGTCTCAGCTAGCGGCTTCACCAAAGATCTGCTGAGAGACAGCGAATTTCTACACCCAGCAGgacctgaggaagaggaggaggaagatgatgatgatgatgaagaggaggaggacaacaaAGATGAAGAGGCAACAGATGAGGAAgtaaaaagagaagaggagaatgtGGACATGGAGGAATACAAACATGCAATGCTGGAACTAGAAGGTCTGAAAGTCAGCGATTCACATGTAGACAGacaagatgaggaggaggaggaagtgagtgaAAAGAGGGAAGAACAGAAAGAGACTGAAACAGCACCTGCTGCCACAAGGGATGAAAAACCAGAGGAAGGCGTAGAGGAAGAGTTGAAGGAAGCAGAGGATGAGTGTTCAGAACTTTCCACCGCCAACAAAGAGTTCAAACCCTTCAG AGACTCGGACAGTCTCCTGCACTTGGCAGaacacaggaggaagaggacggaCAGTGAGGGCACAATGGGCAGCATAGGGAGCTGCTCTACCATACCACCA gacGTGGTCCGTCAGAAGGTGCGGAGGCAGCTCACCAAACAGCAGAAGGCGGCACAGAGGAGACGTCTGCAGAAGGGAGAAGCCAACTTGGTTACCGAATCTAGGAGGGACAACGAAAACAACATCAAGTCTAGTATGGATGGCGCCGACTTCTGGGGATGA